A genomic stretch from Chitinophaga agri includes:
- a CDS encoding SDR family oxidoreductase gives MSNNRVWFVTGASKGLGLSLVKQLLAAGQQVAATSRRVEDLINAVGTDTENFLPLETDLVSEASVEAAIAKTVATFSRLDVVVNNAGYGIGGSIEELTDRETRDAFDVNVFGTLNVIRKAMPQLRAQQSGHIINISSIAGIAPATGWSIYGAAKHAVIGLTEVLAEDVKEFGIKVTVVAPGAFRTSFLTEESLTLAKHPNPAYTAIRSSHEKYKAMDGMQAGDPDKAAAAMIAIVNEQKPPVYLLLGSDAYERGMAKLELLKDAFKEKEALTRSTGF, from the coding sequence ATGAGCAACAACAGAGTATGGTTCGTAACAGGTGCTTCCAAAGGACTGGGACTTAGCCTGGTTAAACAGTTGCTGGCAGCGGGACAACAGGTCGCAGCAACATCCAGAAGGGTAGAAGATTTGATAAACGCAGTAGGTACAGATACAGAAAATTTTCTTCCACTGGAAACTGACCTGGTCAGCGAGGCCAGCGTGGAGGCAGCAATAGCTAAAACCGTCGCTACATTCAGCCGGCTGGATGTAGTAGTTAACAACGCGGGGTATGGTATTGGTGGAAGTATTGAGGAACTGACAGACCGGGAGACCAGGGATGCATTTGATGTCAATGTATTTGGTACGCTGAATGTGATCCGTAAGGCGATGCCACAGCTGAGAGCACAACAGTCGGGACATATTATCAATATCTCCTCCATTGCGGGTATTGCACCGGCGACAGGCTGGTCTATCTATGGTGCCGCAAAACATGCCGTGATCGGGCTGACAGAAGTGCTAGCCGAAGATGTGAAGGAGTTTGGCATCAAGGTGACAGTGGTCGCTCCGGGAGCATTCAGGACCAGCTTTCTGACCGAAGAATCACTGACACTGGCGAAACACCCTAATCCAGCTTATACAGCGATCAGGAGTTCACATGAGAAATATAAAGCGATGGATGGCATGCAGGCCGGAGATCCGGATAAAGCTGCGGCGGCGATGATCGCAATCGTGAATGAGCAAAAGCCACCGGTATACCTGTTATTAGGTTCTGATGCGTATGAACGCGGAATGGCTAAACTGGAATTATTGAAAGATGCTTTTAAAGAAAAGGAAGCATTGACAAGATCAACCGGTTTTTAA
- a CDS encoding helix-turn-helix domain-containing protein, producing the protein MAEVQTLEEFYRQKFNWLPENLQQDIGHFNVFRLEDFQGAHAKTLKYSRRDFFKINIVRGRNIYHYADKSVEINGSSLTFFNPKVPYTYESLSETKTGYFCIFKEGFFTERMRGSIHELPMFAPGGKPSFALTEEQDQHVSQIFEKMLAEINSDYRYKYDLLMNYVTELIHYALKMEPLDTIYKHPDAKSRITAIFTELLERQFPIETTTQRFTLRSAKDFADQLAVHVNHLNRAIKETTGKTTTEHIADRLVAEAKALLKHTNWNISEISYCLGFEEPAHFNNFFRKLTNQTPSSFRIV; encoded by the coding sequence ATGGCAGAAGTACAAACACTTGAAGAGTTTTACCGGCAGAAGTTCAACTGGCTGCCTGAAAACCTCCAGCAGGACATCGGACATTTTAATGTATTCAGACTGGAAGATTTCCAGGGCGCCCACGCAAAGACGTTAAAATACAGCCGCCGGGACTTCTTTAAGATCAATATAGTCAGAGGAAGGAATATTTATCACTATGCGGATAAAAGCGTGGAGATCAATGGTAGTAGTCTGACGTTTTTTAATCCGAAGGTGCCTTACACCTATGAGAGCCTGTCGGAGACGAAAACCGGATATTTCTGCATATTTAAGGAGGGATTCTTCACAGAACGTATGCGTGGCAGTATTCACGAGCTGCCGATGTTCGCGCCTGGTGGTAAACCTTCATTTGCGCTAACGGAAGAGCAGGACCAGCATGTCAGCCAGATCTTTGAAAAGATGCTGGCAGAGATCAATTCCGATTACCGTTATAAGTATGATCTGCTTATGAACTATGTTACGGAGCTGATCCACTATGCGCTGAAGATGGAGCCCCTGGATACAATATATAAGCATCCGGATGCTAAATCAAGGATCACTGCCATATTCACAGAGCTACTGGAGCGACAGTTCCCTATTGAAACGACAACCCAGCGGTTCACATTGCGGTCGGCCAAGGATTTTGCTGACCAGCTGGCTGTGCATGTCAATCATCTTAACAGGGCCATCAAGGAGACAACAGGCAAGACTACGACAGAGCATATTGCCGACCGGCTGGTGGCGGAAGCCAAAGCCTTACTGAAACATACTAACTGGAATATCTCAGAGATCAGTTATTGTCTCGGGTTTGAAGAACCGGCCCATTTCAACAACTTTTTCAGGAAGCTGACCAATCAGACACCCTCATCTTTCAGGATTGTTTGA
- a CDS encoding glycosyl hydrolase has translation MKTVIRIFRRLLPVILFINGIGMINAQPTPWPLRTSETKPWIRWWWMGNAVDEKELASSLKMLGDAGFGGVEIAPIYGAKGYESRYVDFLSPRWTNLLRYTVNTAKANNMGVDLTTGTGWPFGGPQLTLKEAAARFFVQQYEVKGGTRFSRQIKIQESKQQGAVLQAVTAYSGYQRISLMSKVDASGNLQWTPPRGNWQLYALFSGWTRQQVKRAAPGGEGYTLDHLSGTALPVYLHRFDTAFGHKTPGVRAFYNDSYEVYNADWTPAFFSAFLRERGYDLRYYLRELISEDSTDLVARIKSDYRETMSALLMDNFTHPWTTWSHGYGSLSRNQAHGSPGNLLDLYAAVDIPECETFGSTYFPIPGLRRDSGDIRNVDPDPVMLKFASSAGHVGGHPLVSCETFTWLTEHFKTSLSQCKPEVEQAFLAGVNHVFYHGNTFSPADVSWPGWLFYASVNFVPANSCWPHLKGLNNYIERVQSVLQAGTANNELLIYWPVYDVWYNARGRDMALKVHSIDEWLHPTPFYKQVTALQQTGYSVDFISDRLLSKAAVGNGRIVISRTAAPYKILVIPKVTFMPVQTLHQIIALAEQGGTVIFEALPQDVPGFGKLQEHRKEFKRLLSTLSFKPVNGKWQIAEKGKGKLLLTADIQEALRQEGIEREKLTDDGLKFIRRKDKDTTWYYIVNHTARKIDRFLPLNDGGVATWLLDPMTGRTGVPAVKEENGKKAVRIQLASGESILVRTGAGAGNIGNNAWNYLNTAESPVTLSGNWQLTFTAGGPYKPADRILDGLVSWTALSDTAADSYSGSAVYTKTFTLPEKSAAEYILDLGEVHESARVTINGQDAGIYWAIPFTGRIGAYLKQGVNEIRIEVANLMANRIRYMDQHGMSWRNYHEINFVNINYKPFDAGGWALQPSGLVGPVTITPYGQ, from the coding sequence ATGAAAACTGTAATCAGAATTTTCCGCAGATTATTGCCGGTTATCCTGTTCATCAATGGTATTGGGATGATCAATGCCCAACCCACGCCCTGGCCACTACGTACAAGCGAGACCAAACCCTGGATCCGCTGGTGGTGGATGGGTAATGCAGTCGACGAAAAAGAGCTGGCGTCCTCATTAAAAATGTTGGGAGACGCAGGGTTTGGTGGTGTGGAGATCGCCCCTATATATGGCGCAAAAGGATATGAATCCAGATATGTGGATTTTCTGTCTCCCCGCTGGACTAACCTGTTACGATATACTGTAAACACCGCAAAGGCCAATAATATGGGGGTGGACCTGACCACCGGTACCGGTTGGCCTTTCGGAGGGCCACAGTTGACGCTAAAAGAAGCTGCCGCACGTTTTTTCGTACAGCAGTATGAGGTAAAAGGTGGGACCCGCTTTTCAAGGCAGATAAAAATACAGGAAAGTAAACAGCAGGGGGCAGTACTGCAGGCAGTTACTGCTTACAGCGGTTATCAGCGTATATCCCTCATGAGTAAGGTAGATGCCTCGGGAAACCTTCAATGGACGCCTCCCCGGGGTAACTGGCAGCTATACGCTCTTTTTAGCGGATGGACCCGTCAACAGGTGAAGAGGGCGGCTCCCGGTGGGGAGGGTTATACACTGGATCATCTCTCTGGGACCGCATTGCCTGTCTACCTGCACCGTTTTGACACCGCCTTTGGTCATAAAACACCCGGCGTACGCGCGTTTTATAATGATAGTTATGAGGTATATAATGCTGACTGGACACCTGCCTTTTTCTCGGCATTTCTGCGGGAGAGAGGGTATGATCTCAGGTATTATCTGCGTGAGCTGATCAGTGAAGACAGCACGGACCTTGTAGCCAGGATAAAGTCTGATTACAGGGAAACGATGTCGGCATTGCTAATGGACAATTTTACGCATCCCTGGACGACATGGTCGCATGGTTATGGTAGTCTGAGTAGAAACCAGGCGCATGGTTCACCAGGCAATCTCCTGGACCTGTATGCCGCTGTGGATATTCCGGAGTGTGAAACGTTTGGGTCTACTTATTTTCCGATCCCTGGTCTCCGGAGAGATAGTGGTGATATCAGAAATGTAGATCCTGATCCTGTTATGCTGAAGTTTGCTTCTTCCGCCGGTCATGTGGGTGGTCATCCACTGGTTTCCTGTGAGACATTTACCTGGCTGACGGAACACTTCAAGACATCCCTTTCGCAATGTAAACCTGAGGTGGAACAAGCCTTCCTGGCGGGAGTGAATCATGTGTTCTATCACGGTAATACCTTTTCTCCTGCTGACGTATCCTGGCCGGGATGGTTGTTTTATGCCTCGGTCAATTTTGTGCCGGCCAATAGCTGCTGGCCACATCTGAAAGGGCTCAACAACTATATAGAAAGGGTACAGTCAGTATTGCAGGCTGGTACCGCCAACAATGAACTGCTGATCTACTGGCCGGTATACGATGTCTGGTACAACGCCAGGGGGCGAGACATGGCCCTGAAAGTACATAGTATTGATGAATGGCTGCATCCTACCCCGTTCTATAAACAGGTAACTGCGCTACAGCAAACCGGTTATTCCGTAGACTTCATCTCTGATAGGCTGTTATCAAAGGCGGCTGTTGGCAATGGACGTATTGTCATCAGTAGAACGGCTGCTCCTTATAAAATCCTTGTCATTCCCAAAGTGACGTTTATGCCTGTGCAGACCTTACACCAGATTATCGCATTGGCAGAGCAGGGGGGGACCGTCATCTTTGAAGCATTGCCACAGGATGTTCCTGGTTTCGGAAAGCTGCAGGAGCATAGAAAGGAATTTAAACGTTTGTTGTCAACGCTTTCTTTTAAGCCGGTGAACGGCAAATGGCAAATAGCAGAAAAAGGAAAGGGCAAACTCCTTCTCACCGCTGATATTCAGGAGGCGCTCCGTCAGGAAGGCATTGAGCGGGAGAAACTGACAGACGACGGGTTGAAGTTCATCCGCCGGAAAGATAAGGACACTACCTGGTACTACATTGTAAACCATACGGCAAGGAAAATAGACCGTTTCCTGCCATTGAATGACGGGGGCGTAGCTACCTGGTTACTGGACCCGATGACTGGCAGAACGGGAGTTCCGGCCGTCAAAGAAGAAAACGGCAAAAAAGCGGTGCGTATACAGCTGGCATCCGGTGAGTCTATCCTTGTACGTACCGGTGCTGGTGCCGGTAACATCGGTAATAATGCCTGGAACTATCTTAATACAGCAGAAAGTCCGGTGACATTATCAGGCAACTGGCAACTGACTTTCACTGCAGGTGGGCCTTATAAGCCTGCTGACCGGATACTGGACGGCCTGGTATCCTGGACGGCGCTTTCAGATACAGCCGCAGACAGTTATAGCGGTTCCGCCGTTTATACGAAAACATTCACCCTGCCAGAGAAGAGTGCCGCTGAGTACATCCTGGACCTGGGAGAGGTGCATGAAAGTGCCCGGGTAACGATTAATGGCCAGGATGCGGGCATCTACTGGGCTATTCCATTTACCGGCAGAATAGGTGCCTATCTGAAACAGGGGGTCAATGAGATCAGGATTGAAGTGGCCAATCTGATGGCAAACCGTATCAGGTACATGGACCAGCATGGTATGTCCTGGCGGAACTATCATGAGATCAATTTCGTCAATATCAATTATAAGCCGTTTGATGCAGGAGGTTGGGCGTTACAGCCTTCTGGCCTGGTCGGTCCTGTTACTATTACGCCTTACGGTCAATAG
- a CDS encoding DUF1795 domain-containing protein has translation MRYFSLLVVAGAMFLGACKNGNNTPKTSKELLEQAQQNMNSGAGKFTIDGPADWRKVDTTLNGIKVTFLMSPVVTDGFRANINVVSENTGKLSLEEYAAKNHETMSKYMGNFTIIGQGDKEIGGLPGKWLKYSSQQTGGQDVVALNYTVVKNGIAYIITGVMKKADEAKVAPAVESAAATFKIVQ, from the coding sequence ATGCGATACTTTTCTTTACTGGTTGTTGCGGGGGCCATGTTTTTGGGCGCCTGTAAGAATGGTAATAATACCCCGAAAACTTCTAAAGAATTGCTGGAACAGGCCCAGCAAAACATGAATAGTGGTGCTGGTAAATTTACGATCGATGGTCCTGCGGACTGGAGAAAGGTAGACACGACGCTGAATGGTATCAAGGTGACTTTCCTTATGTCTCCTGTTGTTACGGATGGCTTCAGGGCTAATATAAATGTAGTGAGTGAGAATACAGGCAAACTGTCGCTGGAGGAGTATGCCGCGAAGAATCATGAGACCATGTCGAAGTACATGGGTAACTTTACAATCATCGGTCAGGGAGATAAAGAGATTGGCGGACTGCCAGGTAAATGGCTGAAATACAGTTCACAGCAAACGGGTGGCCAGGATGTGGTGGCGCTGAACTACACGGTTGTGAAAAATGGTATCGCGTATATCATTACAGGAGTGATGAAGAAGGCTGATGAGGCAAAGGTGGCACCTGCAGTGGAAAGTGCAGCTGCGACATTCAAAATAGTACAGTAA
- a CDS encoding flavin monoamine oxidase family protein — protein sequence MHTSDEIIIIGAGAAGLLAARELSAHYKITVLEARDTIGGRIQTIYRDGIKEAETGAEFVHGELPITLGLLKDAGLSYYNIYGKMFQVRDGHWDPQYEMIEDWDSLLEKMDGIETDMTMQDFLDHFYPQETHSSFRIGVERFVQGYDLARMDKVSVKALYREWTSESDKNFRIDKGYTALMQFLADACIQKGGRIVTSTVVSEVAWTAGKVTVTTTRGDAYTAGKVIVTVPLGILQQGYITFSPALPAYMTAAAQIGWGTVIKTVLQFRAPFWEKHAQQVGFILGEAPIPTWWTQLPDKAYVLTGWLGGPPAIPHLQKSKEELLEMALQSLAILCNESTGTLGELLVNYHISNWATDPHITGSYSYSTPATPAAQVVLNTPVENTVYFAGEALYQGASPGTVEAAFSTGKGVVTRILHP from the coding sequence ATGCATACATCAGATGAAATCATTATCATAGGAGCTGGCGCAGCCGGCCTGCTCGCAGCCCGGGAACTATCCGCTCACTATAAAATAACGGTGCTGGAAGCCCGGGACACCATTGGCGGAAGGATCCAGACCATATACCGGGATGGCATCAAAGAAGCTGAAACCGGCGCTGAATTTGTACACGGTGAACTACCCATCACTTTAGGTCTGCTGAAAGACGCAGGGCTCTCCTACTACAACATTTACGGCAAGATGTTTCAAGTCCGGGACGGACACTGGGACCCACAATACGAAATGATCGAAGACTGGGACAGTCTGCTGGAAAAAATGGACGGTATCGAAACCGATATGACCATGCAGGACTTCCTTGATCACTTTTACCCTCAGGAAACGCATTCTTCCTTCAGAATTGGTGTAGAACGGTTTGTACAGGGGTATGATCTTGCCCGTATGGATAAAGTAAGTGTCAAAGCCCTCTATCGTGAATGGACCAGTGAAAGTGACAAAAATTTCCGCATAGATAAAGGTTACACGGCGCTGATGCAGTTCCTCGCAGATGCCTGTATACAAAAAGGTGGCCGTATTGTTACCAGTACCGTTGTCAGCGAAGTGGCATGGACTGCTGGTAAGGTAACTGTTACGACGACGCGGGGTGATGCCTACACAGCAGGGAAGGTCATTGTAACCGTTCCTCTAGGCATCTTACAGCAGGGTTATATTACCTTCTCTCCCGCCCTGCCGGCTTATATGACCGCCGCAGCACAGATAGGCTGGGGCACCGTGATAAAGACGGTCCTGCAGTTCCGTGCTCCATTCTGGGAGAAACATGCCCAACAGGTGGGGTTTATACTCGGAGAAGCCCCTATCCCGACCTGGTGGACTCAGCTTCCCGACAAAGCATATGTGCTTACCGGCTGGCTGGGTGGACCTCCGGCTATTCCACATCTGCAAAAGAGCAAAGAAGAGCTGTTGGAAATGGCCCTGCAATCACTGGCCATCCTGTGTAATGAAAGTACTGGTACATTAGGGGAACTACTGGTTAACTACCACATTTCCAACTGGGCAACAGACCCTCATATAACTGGGTCCTACAGCTATAGTACTCCTGCTACACCCGCCGCACAGGTGGTATTAAACACGCCCGTTGAAAACACCGTCTATTTTGCAGGTGAAGCATTATACCAGGGCGCCAGTCCGGGAACGGTAGAAGCAGCTTTTAGCACGGGC